The genomic stretch GAGGGTGTAGATGCCCTTCCAAAGAGCTTTCTAGCCAACCTGCTGTGCATTCCGCCCCTGTAGCTCAGTTTCCCTTTGAGAATAAAAGGGGCATAAACCCACCTCTAAAGAATATTAAAAGGCCTAGGCTTTCTAAAGCTGCATTGATTGTAATAGATGCCGGTCATGGCGGAGATGACTTTGGTACTCGTTCTTTATCCCAACCCAAATACCATGAAAAATTTCTTAACCTCACTACCTCTTTAGCTTTAAATGAGTTTCTGCAAAAGATGGGTTATCAAACTAGGCTGACACGTTCAAATGATGAATTTATCTCTTTGCAGAAGCGAGCAAATTTTGCAAATGATCAAGGCGCTGATCTGTTTGTAAGCGTGCATTATAACTCCGCGCCGGCCAAGCAAGCCGATGGCATTGAAATTTTTTACTATAAATCAGATATAAATAAAAAGCGTTCAACGCAATCTAGTCAATTAGCTTCTTCTATTCTAACGCAGGTAATACAAGCCACGAAAGCTAAATCCCGTGGAGTAAAAGAGGGAAATTTTGCAGTCATTCGAGAGACAAAGATGCCTGCTGTACTGATTGAAGGAGGCTTTTTGACGAATGAAAAGGAAATGAATAAGATTAAAGAGCCAGCCTATATTAAGAAGATTGCTTGGGGTATTGCCAAAGGGGTGGAAGCTTATCTAAACGAGCGCGCTGTTTCTTTGCCTTAAGAAGGGCTTTTTTTAAAGAAGATAACTATGCATCATTTTTCCTTAAATAAAGTAACAAAGTGCCCTCTTTCCAATGCTTACTTTACAAAATTTCTTACATTCTCTATGCTGAAGAATATGTTCTCGTAGCTCAGTAGGATAGAGCGGTTGCCTCCTAAGCAACAGGTCGTGCGTTCGAATCGCGCCGAGGACAACTCTTTTGCTTTTTCTTGCACTTGCTCTTTACATTCATTTCTTCTCGCACTAAACTACGAAAAAATCACTTAAGGGAGGAAAATCTATGGGGCAAGCGGATATTGGTTTAATTGGATTAGCAGTCATGGGTCAAAACTTGGCTCTTAATATGAATGATCATGGCTTCATTGTTACCGTTTATAATCGTACGCGCGCCACCATTGACAGCTTCTTAAATGGCTCTGCCCAAGGATCAAAAATTATAGGTGCTCCTACTATCCAGGAATTTTGCCAATCTTTAAAGCGTCCGAGAAAAGTCATTTTGATGGTAAAAGCAGGTGAGCCTGTGGATGCGTGCATTCAGCAGCTCATTCCTTATTTAGAGCCAGGTGATGTCATTATTGATGGGGGAAATAGCCTTTTTAGCGATACCAATCGACGCACCCAATCTTTAAAAGAGAAAGGTCTTCTCTTTATAGGCAGTGGAATCTCTGGGGGGGAAGAAGGCGCGCGGCATGGCCCTTCAATCATGCCAGGGGGAAATCCTGAGGCTTGGCCCTTAGTAAAGAATATTTTTCAATCTATTAGTGCCAAAGCTGACAATGGTGAACCTTGTTGCGACTGGGTAGGAGATGAAGGTGCAGGTCATTATGTTAAAATGGTCCACAATGGAATTGAATATGGTGATATGCAACTGATTTGCGAAGCATATAGCCTTTTAAAGCATGCTCTAAGGTTGAATCCTCAGCAGATAGCGCAAGTCTTTGCTCAGTGGAATAAAACAGAATTAGACAGTTATTTAATTGAAATTACAAGTGCTATTTTCAAACAGGTCGATGAAGATGGCCAGCCTTTGATAGATAAAATTTTAGATGTAGCAGGGCAAAAAGGTACGGGTAAGTGGACTGTCATAAATGCTTTAGAATTGGGGATGCCACTAACTTTAATCGGAGAAGCTGTTTTTGCGCGTTGTTTATCGGCTATTAAAGAAGAGCGCCTTGAAGCTAGTAAAATTTTGACGGGACCTTCCCCTTTATATGAGGGAGATCAAGAAGCATTTATTGAGAGTATTAGACAAGCTTTATATGCTTCTAAAATCATTAGCTATGCCCAAGGGTTCATGCTTATTCAGCAGGCAGCTAGAGATTATCATTGGAGGATTAACTTTGGAGGGGTGGCTCTCATGTGGCGAGGAGGGTGCATCATTCGCAGTAAGTTTCTTAACAATATTAAGGATGCCTATGAGAAAAAACCTACCTTAAAAAACCTTCTATTAGATGATTTCTTCAAAAATGCATTAGCTAAAGCACAAAGCGATTGGAGACGGGTAGTAGCTAAAGCTGTAGAGCTCGGCATTCCCACTCCTTGCTTTAGCACTGCCCTTGCTTTTTATGATGGTTATCGCAGTTCTAACTTACCAGCCAATCTATTACAGGCCCAACGTGATTACTTTGGGGCCCATACGTATGAGCGCCTAGATCATCCGCGCGGCCAGGTTTTTCACACGAATTGGACAGGTACGGGCGGTAAAGTAAGCTCTACTTCCTATAACGCTTAAAATATATAATCATACGTAGATCTTAAAAAAAATAGGAGACTATTTGGATGATCGCCTATAATTCTCTTTAACCTATTTTATAGCCTATCCCTTAATTTTCCTATGCATTGATTCTAAGAAAAGCAAGCGCTATTTAAAAAGAGAAAATTAAGATATAGAGTCGAGAAGCAGAAAGCTTATAGATTAAGAGATCTTTTTTTTAGTTGACCTTTAGTATTATTGGATAACTAGAGGGGTATTCATCCTGCCTTTATAGATTTGCTTAGGACGAGAAGGGTAGCTCAAAGCTGCTTTCAAGGAAAATTTTAGAGAATGGGAAGCTTCTTTGACTCTTACTTAAACAAAATCTTGCGTTCCAGGTTATTGAAGATCCAAGCTTAGGTAATCTTTAGGAATGGGGTGATTAAAAGACCTATTATAGAAAAACTTTTTTTGATAAACAAAGAGTGAAGAAAAGATATTTGCAAGCAAAATAATAGGGGTTTAGAAAGGTTACCCTTTTTAAACCCCTTTAATATGTGCTATCTCAGCAATAAATCTAAATTAAATTCAAAGGTTTTAGCTTTCAATTTTGTCGGCTGTTGGTGCTTGAGGGGCTTCTGGAATACCTGCCTCTGCAGTTACCACAGCATTTTCTTCTGCTACAGCTTCTTCTTTTCCATTTTTTTCTTCTAATTCAGCTACTGCCTCTACTGCTGCAGCATGCTTGGCTTTAGCTTTAGCTATGAGCTCTTCATTAAAGCCAACTTTCGGTTGAGTAGCTAGCTCTGCTTCCTCTTTAGCTTTTTCTGAGTTTTCAACAGCTGTCTTATGAGTTACCTGTTGCACTTTTGTTGATAATTCTTGCGTATCAATAAACTTAGCTGCAATCACACCTTCCTCTGGCTTTAGATTTGCTGGTGTTTCACGATCTTCTATCGCATTTACATTGTGTTCATGCTTGTCATAAGCTCTAGCAGCTATCTCTTCTTTCATAGAAATTGGCTGTTTTTCTTCCTCGCTACCTTCAACATGGCCTTCTTCTTGGCTACCTGCAGTCTCTTCAGTGTTTTTTGAAGGGGCAGCTTTTTTCTTAGGAAGGATTTTTAGCGTTTCATGAATTCGTGTAGCCTCTATAGGTTTGATGAAAGACATAACCAAGGTGGCCAAAGTTGCAAAAGCAGTTGCTAGTACACGAAGGGCTAATTTGGCTACATTCTTAGGGCTAGCAAGCTTAGTTTTATTAAGAAGCTGAATAGCCCAAGGTTTCTTTGAAAACATTACTTTCACAGGTACTCTAAACACATTAGCAATTGCAAATAAGGGCACGGCAATAGCATGGACAGCTGTGTCAGCAGCTAACACGCCAGCTGCTATTAAAGTTTGCTTGCTATTTTTGGATTCTCTAGCCTTTTCTAAATGCTCTGTAGTCCATTTGATAACTTTATTAGGATATTCACCTGATATAAAAGGTGTGACCAAATATGTAGACATAAAAATTACCCCTTTGAAATTAAAAAAAAATTAAATTACGGTTAGTTTAAAAACCATCTGTTAGTTTATATGCAATAGGCATTTATTTTCCAAAAGAAAACAATGCTAGGCGTACTACATTAAGGCGGTTCTCCTAGTGCACCATTCAAATACCAAAAGTTTAACATTTTCAGAGATTTTTGGATAGCATTTGAAATTTCTTCTTGTGCTTTTTTCTTGGGCAGATCTTTATACACTTCCCAATAGATAGGCTTACCGAAAACACAAGCTGTTTGTCCTTTCAACCTAGGTATCCACTTTTTCTTTGGCCAGGCTTCATAGGTACCATGAATATAGACAGGTACAATTGGGCACTGGCTCTTGCCGGCAAGCATTCCTATGCCAGGCTTTATGGGAAGTAAGTGTCCGTTAGAAGTTCTCTTGCCTTCAGGAAAAATCACTACTTTTTTACTATCTTTTAATAATTGAAGAATTAATTTAAGCGAGCTTATATCTTGCGAGATGCCACCTACAGGATAAGAATTTAGGTGAGAAATCAACTTTTTAAAAATTGCATTGTTGAAAAGAGTTCCTCTTGCAAGAAAGTTGACTTCCTCATCGCATGAAATAGCTACAAGAGGAGGATCTAAAAAAGAAGCATGGTTAGGAGCAAGAATGCAGGGCCCGGCAGGGAGGTGGTGTTTTCCATACACTTGATGGCGAAATAACAATAAAAAAAATTTTTTAGTACAGAGATAAACTGAGCGATAAAAAAATTTCATGCCAACAAATAGTGAAGGTATATATATGTTTGCATCCTAAATAAATCCCTCCTATTTATCAAGAGGATTTAAACATTAAAGGATTATAGAAAATTTAACTTTTGCTTGTAGCTCAAATTAAAATGTTAACAGCTTAAGGCAATAAAGACTTTAATGCTTAGCGACATGATAGATACCGGCTTTTTAAAAAGGAAGATAAAGTATCCACGCTGTTTAACTTAAAAAAAATTGAAGACAATCTATTGTTTTGTTTGCCTATTTAGAAAGAAAAAGTAAGAAAATAAGCTGAAATTATTAATATAAAAATAGGCTTTTTTGCTTAAAGCCTATGAGGACCCTTTTTAACTTCTCTAAATTTTGCGGCAAAAAAATCTTAACCATCGGTGGGAGAAAAAAGGTGGAAAAAATAGAAAATGATCCGTTTTCTATAAAAATTAATAGGCTGTCCTTAAGAAGATGAGCTATATAGCAAAAGAAAATCCCTCGAAGGAAATACTCTTCTCAGCTTTAATCTCCTTTATCCAAAAAAATCTTAATTTTTCTTACTCCTCTTATTCTCTGCTACTTGGACGTTAAGCTTGGCCTTTATTTTATTAAGCTATCTTAAATCAGGAATAAAAGTAAGGTGTTTAATTTAAGAACTGTATTTAAATTTTGCTTGCTCATTATTTAGATCATCAAACTTGTATGTTTAAATCTTTAAATTCTAGGATTTTGAAAATAATTTCTTGGATGCTTAAATCAGAAGTATCAATCACGAGAGCCTCAGGAGCTTGTTTAAGAGGGGATATTTCGCGAGTTAAATCGAGATGATCTCGTCGATTAAGATCTTCAAGGGATTTTTCAATCGTAAGGTCCTTTGTTTCTTCAGGATACTTTCTTTTAAGTTCGTCATATCTTCTTTTAGCACGTACTTCAGGACGTCCTGTTAAATATATTTTTATTTCGGCTTTAGGAAAAACTATCGTACCCATATCTCTTCCCTCAAAGACCGCATTTACTCCTATAGCAAGTTCCCTTTGCATAGCCACTAACTTATCGCGTACCATAGGGATAGCCGAGATGCTAGATACATGAGAAGTAACTTTATCGAGGCGAATAGCATCGGTAACGTCCTCATTTCCTACATAGTAATGTTTTTTTCCATGTCTACTTTTGATATCAAATTTAAAGGCATGGAGAAAGTCATTAAGTTGCTCACGATCATCGATGTGGATATCTTTCTTTAAAACACCATAAGTTAGACAACGATACATGGCTCCTGTATCGAAATAAATGTAGCCAATCTCGCGTGCTAATGTCTTAGCAATTGTACTTTTGCCTGTAGCAATAGGACCATCAATGGTAATAATCATACAAAACCTCCTGTACTCCTGCATTTAGCTAGATGCAGATTGAATTTCAAGAAAAATATAAACAATAGGAGAAGTAAAGACTAGCGAATCGAGCATATCTAGTATACCACCCAGTCCAGGGATTTGATTGCTATTTTTAATATCAGCATCACGCTTTAGCAAAGATTCAGCAAGATCTCCTATCTGCCCCATCGTGCTTAATAAAATTCCTAATGCCAGGGATTGAAAAAGAGTAATCTGAAAAGGAATGTGAGCACTTATCCAATAAAAAGTAAAGCTTGCCCCTAGCCCGCAGCAAAGTCCTCCCACTGCTCCTTCGTTACTTTTTTTGGGACTTAAGTAGGGAGCCATTTTATGCTTGCCCAGAAGGCTACCCACAAAATAAGCCCCTATATCAGTTGTTTTTGTAACAGCTAATAAGTAGATTAGCCACCACC from Neochlamydia sp. AcF84 encodes the following:
- a CDS encoding N-acetylmuramoyl-L-alanine amidase, translated to MLLSLGGCRCPSKELSSQPAVHSAPVAQFPFENKRGINPPLKNIKRPRLSKAALIVIDAGHGGDDFGTRSLSQPKYHEKFLNLTTSLALNEFLQKMGYQTRLTRSNDEFISLQKRANFANDQGADLFVSVHYNSAPAKQADGIEIFYYKSDINKKRSTQSSQLASSILTQVIQATKAKSRGVKEGNFAVIRETKMPAVLIEGGFLTNEKEMNKIKEPAYIKKIAWGIAKGVEAYLNERAVSLP
- the gnd gene encoding decarboxylating NADP(+)-dependent phosphogluconate dehydrogenase; the protein is MGQADIGLIGLAVMGQNLALNMNDHGFIVTVYNRTRATIDSFLNGSAQGSKIIGAPTIQEFCQSLKRPRKVILMVKAGEPVDACIQQLIPYLEPGDVIIDGGNSLFSDTNRRTQSLKEKGLLFIGSGISGGEEGARHGPSIMPGGNPEAWPLVKNIFQSISAKADNGEPCCDWVGDEGAGHYVKMVHNGIEYGDMQLICEAYSLLKHALRLNPQQIAQVFAQWNKTELDSYLIEITSAIFKQVDEDGQPLIDKILDVAGQKGTGKWTVINALELGMPLTLIGEAVFARCLSAIKEERLEASKILTGPSPLYEGDQEAFIESIRQALYASKIISYAQGFMLIQQAARDYHWRINFGGVALMWRGGCIIRSKFLNNIKDAYEKKPTLKNLLLDDFFKNALAKAQSDWRRVVAKAVELGIPTPCFSTALAFYDGYRSSNLPANLLQAQRDYFGAHTYERLDHPRGQVFHTNWTGTGGKVSSTSYNA
- a CDS encoding lysophospholipid acyltransferase family protein, coding for MKFFYRSVYLCTKKFFLLLFRHQVYGKHHLPAGPCILAPNHASFLDPPLVAISCDEEVNFLARGTLFNNAIFKKLISHLNSYPVGGISQDISSLKLILQLLKDSKKVVIFPEGKRTSNGHLLPIKPGIGMLAGKSQCPIVPVYIHGTYEAWPKKKWIPRLKGQTACVFGKPIYWEVYKDLPKKKAQEEISNAIQKSLKMLNFWYLNGALGEPP
- the cmk gene encoding (d)CMP kinase, whose translation is MIITIDGPIATGKSTIAKTLAREIGYIYFDTGAMYRCLTYGVLKKDIHIDDREQLNDFLHAFKFDIKSRHGKKHYYVGNEDVTDAIRLDKVTSHVSSISAIPMVRDKLVAMQRELAIGVNAVFEGRDMGTIVFPKAEIKIYLTGRPEVRAKRRYDELKRKYPEETKDLTIEKSLEDLNRRDHLDLTREISPLKQAPEALVIDTSDLSIQEIIFKILEFKDLNIQV